Proteins from one Oscillatoria nigro-viridis PCC 7112 genomic window:
- a CDS encoding sensor histidine kinase, with protein MTAIASLLKTQPQPFRFLLYTEWIMLGSCGVMAAIEAWQRQSLPVQHILILISLGLMGWILPAGKTSFRYLYTAIEMGLIFYGTTLGYLHILPTLYLIVLIRSCFLFASPGRWIVAGLSLVMYMFHQVQYLQRVIPLMLPNVEQQQIWMHQTAELLMFGLGLFFVSQLVSTLLAERRTQEQLSQAHAQLREYALQIEDLAAVQERNRIAREIHDSLGHALTSLNIQLQTAMKLWQHDPIEAQPFLEQAQRLGKVAMKEVRQSVNALRADAEAEEPLEQGIASLMEDFRQITGVTVTSSICVEVVLPPQVVKTLYRIVQEALTNICKYAQATEVRLQLQTTCDRVLLTLEDNGRGFQLESGTGGFGLRGMQERIASLNGEFHLETSPGAGCRIDVSLPLSR; from the coding sequence ATGACTGCGATCGCATCCCTACTAAAAACCCAACCTCAACCATTTCGCTTTCTGCTGTACACCGAATGGATCATGTTAGGCAGTTGTGGAGTGATGGCCGCCATCGAAGCGTGGCAGCGTCAAAGTCTTCCCGTACAGCACATTCTGATCCTGATCTCCCTGGGCTTGATGGGATGGATCTTACCTGCGGGCAAAACTTCGTTTCGCTATCTCTATACGGCGATCGAAATGGGTCTGATCTTCTACGGAACTACCTTGGGATATCTGCATATCCTACCGACCCTGTATTTAATCGTCTTAATTCGCAGTTGTTTTTTATTTGCATCCCCCGGTCGATGGATTGTGGCAGGTCTGTCGCTGGTAATGTATATGTTTCATCAAGTTCAGTATCTTCAAAGAGTGATACCCCTAATGTTGCCTAATGTCGAGCAACAGCAAATTTGGATGCACCAGACGGCAGAATTGTTGATGTTTGGATTGGGGCTATTTTTCGTGTCGCAGTTGGTCAGTACCTTACTAGCAGAACGCAGAACCCAGGAACAACTATCGCAAGCCCACGCACAGCTACGGGAATATGCCCTGCAAATAGAAGATTTAGCAGCGGTTCAGGAACGCAATCGCATTGCAAGAGAGATTCACGATTCCCTGGGTCACGCCTTGACTTCGCTCAACATTCAACTGCAAACCGCCATGAAACTCTGGCAACATGACCCCATAGAGGCACAACCGTTTTTGGAACAAGCCCAGCGACTCGGTAAGGTGGCGATGAAAGAAGTTCGACAATCGGTAAATGCGCTAAGAGCAGACGCAGAGGCAGAAGAACCCTTGGAACAGGGGATTGCCTCGCTGATGGAAGACTTTCGCCAGATTACGGGTGTCACTGTTACCAGCAGCATTTGCGTGGAAGTTGTGTTACCACCTCAAGTTGTCAAAACGCTGTATCGCATCGTGCAAGAAGCGTTGACCAACATTTGCAAATACGCCCAAGCTACCGAGGTTCGCCTGCAATTGCAAACAACGTGCGATCGAGTGCTTTTGACTCTTGAAGATAACGGGCGGGGGTTCCAATTAGAAAGTGGTACTGGCGGGTTTGGATTGCGAGGGATGCAAGAGCGAATTGCTTCTCTCAACGGAGAGTTTCACCTGGAAACATCACCCGGAGCGGGGTGTAGAATCGATGTTAGCCTGCCGTTAAGTAGGTAG
- a CDS encoding response regulator — protein sequence MIRLLLVDDQQLICQGLKAMLSLESDLEVIGIAHNGKAAIEQVEALQPDVVLMDLKMPVMDGREATRLICQSFPNTSVLVLTTFDDDGYIVDAMRAGAKGYLLKDMPSEELAQAIRLVQSGYTQLAPGLMDKLITGFCAAPTTPTPTTQLSKLPALAQLTPREQEVLRLIGKGLANRDIAQQLFISEGTVKTHVTHLLNRLNLRNRSQLAIYAHSAIET from the coding sequence ATGATTCGTCTGTTGTTAGTTGACGATCAGCAGCTTATCTGCCAAGGGCTCAAGGCTATGTTAAGCCTAGAATCAGATTTAGAAGTGATTGGAATTGCCCACAACGGTAAAGCTGCCATAGAGCAAGTCGAAGCTCTCCAACCCGATGTTGTATTAATGGATTTAAAAATGCCCGTGATGGATGGTAGAGAAGCAACTCGCCTGATCTGTCAGTCATTTCCCAACACGAGTGTCTTGGTTTTAACTACTTTTGATGACGATGGATACATTGTTGATGCGATGCGAGCCGGAGCCAAGGGCTATTTGTTGAAAGATATGCCATCGGAAGAGTTAGCACAAGCAATTCGTTTGGTGCAATCGGGTTATACTCAACTGGCTCCTGGTTTAATGGATAAGCTAATAACAGGATTTTGTGCAGCACCTACGACTCCAACACCTACTACTCAACTCTCGAAACTCCCTGCACTGGCACAATTAACCCCGCGCGAACAAGAGGTATTGCGGTTGATTGGTAAAGGTTTAGCCAACCGAGATATTGCCCAGCAGTTGTTTATTTCTGAGGGAACAGTGAAGACTCATGTCACTCATTTACTGAATCGGTTAAACTTGCGAAATCGATCGCAGTTGGCAATTTATGCCCATTCTGCGATCGAAACCTGA
- a CDS encoding Uma2 family endonuclease, translating to MLRKWTVKKYQMLGEMGFFHPEERGELILGNIIKMSAKGTAHTSATRRRATLLRELLENQAAVYTQDPIALDDNSEPEPDIAVVRIDPFDYATHHPTPSEVYLIIEVADSSLTFDREIKAKAYGRSGIADYWVLNVGDRQLHVGCISLWQIHQIES from the coding sequence ATGCTCCGCAAATGGACAGTTAAAAAATATCAGATGCTGGGAGAGATGGGATTTTTTCACCCAGAGGAGCGAGGTGAATTAATTTTAGGAAATATTATCAAAATGAGTGCGAAAGGAACTGCCCATACTTCTGCTACTAGACGCAGGGCGACACTGTTGCGCGAACTTCTCGAAAACCAGGCTGCTGTCTATACTCAAGATCCGATCGCCCTTGATGACAATTCCGAACCCGAACCGGATATCGCCGTAGTCAGAATCGATCCTTTTGACTATGCGACTCACCATCCGACTCCCTCAGAAGTATATCTAATTATCGAAGTGGCAGACAGCAGCTTAACTTTCGATCGCGAAATTAAAGCCAAAGCTTACGGGCGATCGGGAATTGCCGATTATTGGGTGCTAAATGTGGGCGATCGACAACTGCACGTTGGGTGCATCTCACTTTGGCAAATACATCAAATTGAAAGTTGA
- a CDS encoding ISKra4-like element ISOni2 family transposase (programmed frameshift), translated as MTPSDQEQLKVYLKAAAEILYRNTAPSELESFDSIEKSLRQKMLEEVGPELGNFFFPAVSGIQTGKPRKIKSIVGSLEITDNQAKYFGLKAYSQFSPMMEKCCLLISANESYQMAEKDLEIFTGIKVSHSTLQRLVKRQEFELPTSKQGVQEITLDGGKVRLRNDTKGEGCYWKDYKAICLDNVYSGASFQNNQNLIDWTNSQKLRHPMYCLGDGHAGIWKIFQEIGDTEQRQEILDWYHLKENLYKVGGSLKRLKLAENMLWQGKIDEVINLFKEMKKQAFKTFCNYLETHRCRIVNYQYYKEESISSIGSGTVESIIKRIGFRVKISGAQWKIESVPSILSLRCAYLNGQLSI; from the exons ATGACACCCTCAGACCAAGAACAGCTAAAAGTCTACTTAAAAGCGGCAGCAGAAATTCTTTACAGAAATACAGCTCCAAGCGAGTTAGAAAGCTTTGATAGCATAGAAAAGTCTCTCCGTCAGAAAATGCTAGAAGAAGTGGGACCAGAACTAGGTAACTTTTTTTTTC CAGCAGTATCAGGAATTCAAACAGGAAAACCCAGAAAAATAAAATCAATAGTCGGTTCGCTCGAAATTACCGACAATCAAGCGAAATATTTTGGATTGAAAGCGTATAGTCAATTCAGTCCAATGATGGAAAAATGCTGTCTTTTAATTAGTGCCAACGAATCTTATCAAATGGCAGAAAAAGATTTAGAGATTTTCACCGGAATCAAAGTCTCTCATAGTACATTACAAAGATTAGTCAAACGACAAGAATTTGAATTACCTACATCTAAACAAGGAGTTCAAGAAATTACATTAGATGGCGGGAAAGTCAGGCTACGCAACGACACCAAAGGCGAGGGTTGTTACTGGAAAGACTATAAAGCCATTTGTTTAGATAATGTTTATTCGGGAGCATCTTTTCAAAATAATCAAAATTTAATTGATTGGACTAATAGCCAAAAATTGCGACATCCTATGTATTGCCTAGGAGACGGTCATGCGGGAATTTGGAAAATATTTCAAGAAATAGGAGATACTGAACAAAGACAAGAAATCTTAGATTGGTATCATCTGAAAGAAAATCTTTACAAGGTAGGAGGTTCGCTAAAACGTTTGAAATTAGCAGAAAATATGTTGTGGCAAGGTAAAATAGATGAAGTTATCAATCTATTTAAAGAGATGAAAAAACAAGCATTTAAAACATTTTGTAATTATTTAGAGACTCATCGCTGCCGAATAGTCAACTACCAATACTATAAAGAAGAATCCATAAGTTCGATAGGTTCTGGAACAGTTGAATCAATCATTAAACGAATTGGGTTTAGGGTAAAAATATCAGGAGCGCAATGGAAGATTGAGAGCGTTCCCTCTATCCTTTCTCTTCGCTGTGCTTATCTCAACGGTCAACTTTCAATTTGA
- a CDS encoding cadherin-like domain-containing protein: MEPDVTTFLEEEGQGTLFLAQNETQNPVGDLGKNSPPNSAPDLAKVIQVALTENTADINALFPDRSNGASKTGAADNSSIAQFNGIPEEGAGKDDGSGIDRRRTLFGTDDDDVIVATGDNEEIYGKKGKDKIKGNPGKKNKIYGGKGDDDCDGGDDDDEIKGDRDKDKVKGGKGNDTINGGKDEDSLFGGTGNDICKGDDGDDWVHGNEGDDDVDGGAGNDSIYGGKGDDKCEGGEGNDTVRGDTGKDNVSGGDGNDTVNGGKDNDTVIGGAGSDNCAGDDGDDSVSGGIGDDTVIGGAGSDNCAGDDGDDSVSGGTGDDTVIGGAGSDNCAGDDGDDSVSGGIGDDTVIGGAGSDNCAGDDGDDSVSGGAGDDTVMGGGGDDTLVTGDGNDMADGGQGDDSVVGGGDGNDTLMGGDGNDTLMGGTGNHTCIGGAGNDVYVVSNSTSGATAVIADFEDKLDKFLLFGDLNFSSLTFIQVGGNTEIRVNNFALALLLNVNATLIDAGDFLGVNGQTPTPTPTPTPTPTPNPIFNPPRAEVNKTLTAGSSGGEQTITPELLRFVDAEQGPSNTVFKLTDLPDAKTGQLFFKGVAVTQVGFTFTQADINAGSLTFKAAVGFIGALSFGFEVSNGKNALTNQRFSLNVERNVFKFGGTTQSQVIVGSATLDNDIEGSDGDDNITGGKLKDKIIGGLGKDTIKGGDGDNEIDSGDDDDDIEVGLGKNKIKAGKGNDKIKAGDGDNEIDGGDDDDEIEVGKGKNKIKGGLGNDTIKGGDDDDEIEGGLGTNILSGGAGKDRFIYQTSRQEIQTVAEADLITDFNVNDDVLELSTAAFGNLSVSSLTRLEITATSAVGSIGSANLLDFSADITVNSITSLQARFLALGGNLDAPTFCQFTDAATGRSVLVFSVGARFEIVTSFSLNIRLQVSNFVFTGTPLNVPVGTAGPDNVDFGTYPAAVNYDGLAGDDKIVGSNFNDTLKGGDGNDTITGGLGLDVISGGSGADLFVYRTTKEGGDKIADFKSGTDKFEFSASAFGNLTTTNFDGVSGSTPDITGKELVIFTQGSYASLQEAQAKALGNSTTAGFFAFTNASNETVLYFDSNGTVAGGSTLIANLGTAASNLGTADFVFTGTIASPDSGTTTNSGSVVDLTAAGNTYPSDFNNFGSGAGGYNFTTPVLFTGDAKANSVTGTEFADILSGGSGADVLTGGAGADLFVYKAAGEGGDTITDFTVGADKFQFVSSAFGNLTTTNFDGVSGSTPDITGKELVIFTQGSYASLQEAQAKALGNSTTAGFFAFTNASNETVLYFDSNGTVAGGSTLIANLGTAASNLGTADFVFTGTIASSPTGTTTNSGSVADLTAAGNTFPSDFNNFGSGAGGYNFTTPVLFTGDAKANSVTGTEFADILSGGSGADVLTGGAGADLFVYKAAGEGGDTITDFTVGADKFEFSASAFGNLTTTNFDGVSGSTPDITGKELVIFTQGSYASLEQAQATALGNSTTAGFFAFTNASNETVLYFDSNGTVAGGSTLIANLGTAASNLGTADFVFTGTIASSPTGTTTNSGSVADLTAAGNTFPVAFNNFGSGAGGYNFTTPVLFTGDASANSVTGTEFADILSGGSGADIFDGGLGNDSISGDDGNDSLFGGGGSDTLNGGIGNDTLIGGVGTNVLNGGAGLDVFVFTGTTADGGDIITNYSIADDVINLDKTGFAAFTTGSGPLGSSFYAYSSTVSDVTVFEATLTGPSIMAIYDSLSASTKLYYDSNGSTVGGNSLFATVDVNLGVSGNSELFLF, encoded by the coding sequence ATGGAACCAGACGTAACAACGTTTTTAGAAGAAGAAGGACAGGGAACACTTTTTCTCGCTCAAAATGAAACACAAAATCCTGTGGGGGATTTAGGCAAAAACAGCCCTCCAAATTCCGCTCCGGACTTAGCCAAGGTAATTCAGGTAGCGCTCACCGAAAACACCGCCGACATTAACGCCTTATTTCCGGATCGGTCTAACGGTGCATCCAAAACAGGTGCTGCTGATAACAGCTCAATAGCTCAATTTAACGGCATACCCGAAGAAGGTGCGGGCAAGGATGATGGCAGCGGCATCGATCGCCGCCGAACCCTATTCGGTACTGATGACGATGACGTAATTGTCGCCACCGGCGATAACGAGGAGATATACGGCAAAAAAGGCAAGGACAAAATCAAAGGGAACCCTGGCAAAAAAAATAAAATCTACGGCGGTAAAGGTGACGACGATTGCGATGGCGGCGATGACGACGATGAAATAAAGGGCGATCGCGATAAAGACAAGGTTAAGGGTGGCAAAGGCAACGACACCATTAACGGCGGTAAAGACGAGGACAGCCTTTTTGGCGGTACTGGCAACGACATCTGCAAAGGCGATGACGGCGATGACTGGGTGCACGGCAACGAAGGAGATGATGACGTTGACGGCGGCGCCGGCAACGATAGCATCTACGGCGGCAAAGGTGACGACAAATGCGAGGGTGGCGAAGGCAACGATACCGTCAGGGGTGACACAGGCAAGGACAACGTTAGCGGCGGCGACGGCAACGATACCGTTAACGGCGGCAAAGATAACGATACCGTGATCGGCGGTGCCGGCAGCGACAACTGTGCAGGCGACGACGGCGACGACAGCGTTAGCGGCGGCATCGGCGACGATACCGTGATCGGCGGTGCCGGCAGCGACAACTGTGCAGGCGACGACGGCGACGACAGCGTTAGCGGCGGCACCGGCGACGATACCGTGATCGGCGGTGCCGGCAGCGACAACTGTGCAGGCGACGACGGCGACGACAGCGTTAGCGGCGGCATCGGCGACGATACCGTGATCGGCGGTGCCGGCAGCGACAACTGTGCAGGCGACGACGGCGACGACAGCGTTAGCGGCGGTGCCGGCGACGATACCGTGATGGGGGGTGGCGGCGACGATACCCTCGTTACTGGCGACGGCAATGATATGGCAGACGGCGGCCAGGGCGACGACAGCGTTGTTGGCGGCGGCGATGGCAACGATACGCTGATGGGCGGCGATGGCAACGATACGCTGATGGGCGGAACTGGCAACCATACCTGTATCGGCGGTGCTGGAAATGACGTTTATGTCGTGAGTAACAGTACCTCTGGGGCAACTGCAGTCATCGCTGACTTCGAAGACAAGCTGGACAAGTTTCTACTGTTTGGCGACTTGAACTTTAGCAGCTTGACTTTTATACAAGTCGGTGGCAATACCGAAATTCGGGTCAATAACTTCGCGCTGGCGCTATTGTTGAATGTCAACGCAACGCTTATCGATGCTGGGGACTTTTTGGGAGTTAATGGTCAAACTCCAACTCCAACTCCAACTCCAACTCCAACTCCAACTCCGAACCCGATTTTTAACCCTCCGCGAGCGGAAGTTAATAAGACCCTGACTGCTGGTTCCAGCGGCGGCGAGCAAACTATTACTCCTGAGTTATTGCGGTTTGTCGATGCCGAACAAGGTCCCAGCAACACAGTCTTTAAGCTAACCGACCTGCCCGATGCTAAAACCGGCCAACTATTCTTTAAGGGAGTCGCCGTAACACAAGTCGGTTTTACCTTCACTCAAGCAGACATTAACGCAGGCTCGTTAACTTTCAAAGCGGCAGTAGGTTTTATCGGTGCGCTTAGTTTTGGTTTTGAAGTTAGCAACGGCAAAAACGCTCTCACCAACCAGCGTTTTAGCTTGAATGTCGAGCGAAATGTCTTTAAGTTTGGTGGCACCACACAATCTCAAGTTATTGTCGGTTCTGCGACGCTGGATAACGACATCGAAGGCAGCGATGGTGACGATAACATTACAGGCGGTAAGCTCAAAGACAAAATCATCGGTGGCTTGGGCAAGGACACAATTAAAGGCGGCGATGGCGATAACGAGATCGACAGCGGCGATGACGATGACGATATCGAAGTCGGCCTAGGCAAAAACAAAATAAAAGCAGGCAAAGGCAACGACAAAATTAAAGCCGGCGATGGCGATAACGAGATCGACGGTGGCGATGATGATGACGAGATCGAAGTCGGTAAAGGCAAAAACAAAATAAAAGGAGGCTTGGGCAACGACACAATTAAAGGCGGCGATGATGATGACGAGATCGAAGGTGGTCTAGGAACCAATATTCTCAGTGGAGGTGCTGGAAAGGATCGCTTTATTTACCAGACTTCCCGCCAAGAGATTCAAACAGTTGCAGAAGCTGACTTGATTACTGACTTTAATGTCAATGACGATGTTTTAGAGCTTTCTACGGCAGCTTTTGGTAATCTCAGTGTTTCTAGCTTGACCCGACTGGAGATTACTGCTACTTCTGCTGTTGGGTCGATCGGCAGCGCTAACTTGCTCGACTTCAGCGCGGACATCACTGTTAACAGCATCACGTCTTTGCAAGCGCGGTTTTTAGCTTTGGGTGGCAACCTAGACGCGCCTACTTTCTGTCAGTTTACAGATGCCGCTACGGGCCGTTCCGTACTGGTATTTTCTGTTGGGGCGCGCTTTGAAATTGTCACCAGTTTCTCACTCAACATTCGCCTGCAAGTCAGTAACTTTGTCTTCACAGGCACGCCACTAAATGTTCCTGTCGGTACTGCCGGCCCTGACAATGTGGATTTCGGCACTTATCCGGCTGCAGTTAATTACGATGGTTTAGCAGGCGATGACAAGATTGTCGGCAGCAACTTTAACGATACCCTCAAGGGCGGCGACGGCAACGATACCATCACCGGCGGCCTCGGTTTGGATGTCATAAGCGGTGGCAGTGGTGCGGATCTGTTTGTTTACAGGACAACTAAAGAAGGCGGCGATAAAATTGCCGACTTTAAGTCTGGAACTGACAAATTCGAGTTTAGTGCCAGCGCTTTCGGGAATTTGACGACGACTAACTTTGACGGTGTTAGCGGTTCAACTCCGGACATTACTGGCAAAGAGTTAGTGATTTTCACTCAGGGCAGTTATGCCTCTTTGCAAGAGGCACAAGCTAAAGCCCTGGGCAATTCTACAACTGCTGGTTTCTTCGCCTTTACGAATGCGTCGAACGAAACGGTGTTGTATTTTGACTCGAACGGTACGGTGGCCGGTGGTTCTACCTTGATTGCGAATCTGGGTACGGCTGCTAGCAATCTGGGAACGGCGGACTTTGTATTTACAGGTACGATCGCATCTCCTGATAGTGGTACTACTACCAACTCAGGCAGCGTTGTTGATTTAACTGCTGCTGGGAACACTTATCCGAGCGACTTTAACAATTTCGGTTCAGGTGCTGGCGGTTACAACTTCACTACTCCTGTCTTGTTTACCGGAGATGCGAAGGCTAACAGCGTCACTGGTACTGAGTTTGCTGACATCCTCAGCGGCGGTTCGGGTGCAGATGTTCTGACTGGCGGTGCTGGTGCGGATCTGTTTGTTTACAAAGCAGCAGGTGAAGGCGGCGATACAATTACCGACTTTACTGTTGGGGCAGACAAATTCCAGTTTGTCAGCAGTGCTTTCGGGAATTTGACGACGACTAACTTTGACGGTGTTAGCGGTTCAACTCCGGACATTACAGGCAAAGAGTTAGTGATTTTCACTCAGGGCAGTTATGCCTCTTTGCAAGAGGCACAAGCTAAAGCCCTGGGCAATTCTACAACTGCTGGTTTCTTCGCCTTTACGAATGCGTCGAACGAGACTGTGTTGTATTTTGACTCGAACGGTACGGTGGCCGGTGGTTCTACCTTGATTGCGAATCTGGGTACGGCTGCTAGCAATCTGGGAACGGCGGACTTTGTATTTACAGGTACGATCGCCTCTTCTCCCACTGGTACTACTACCAACTCAGGCAGCGTTGCCGATTTAACTGCTGCTGGGAACACTTTCCCAAGCGACTTTAACAATTTCGGTTCAGGTGCTGGCGGTTACAACTTCACTACTCCTGTCTTGTTTACCGGAGATGCGAAGGCTAACAGCGTCACTGGTACTGAGTTTGCTGACATCCTCAGCGGCGGTTCGGGTGCAGATGTTCTGACTGGCGGTGCTGGTGCGGATCTGTTTGTTTACAAAGCAGCAGGTGAAGGCGGCGATACAATTACCGACTTTACTGTTGGGGCAGACAAATTCGAGTTTAGCGCGAGCGCTTTCGGGAATTTGACGACGACTAACTTTGACGGTGTTAGCGGTTCAACTCCGGACATTACTGGCAAAGAGTTAGTGATTTTCACTCAGGGCAGTTATGCTTCTTTGGAACAGGCACAAGCTACAGCCCTGGGCAATTCTACAACTGCTGGTTTCTTCGCCTTTACGAATGCGTCGAACGAGACTGTGTTGTATTTTGACTCGAACGGTACGGTGGCCGGTGGTTCTACCTTGATTGCGAATCTGGGTACGGCTGCTAGCAATCTGGGAACGGCGGACTTTGTATTTACAGGTACGATCGCCTCTTCTCCCACTGGTACTACTACCAACTCAGGCAGCGTTGCCGATTTAACTGCTGCTGGGAACACTTTCCCCGTCGCCTTTAACAATTTCGGTTCAGGTGCTGGCGGTTACAACTTCACTACTCCTGTCTTGTTTACCGGAGATGCGAGTGCTAACAGCGTCACTGGTACTGAGTTTGCTGACATCCTCAGCGGCGGTTCTGGTGCCGACATTTTCGACGGCGGTTTGGGTAACGACAGCATTTCCGGCGACGATGGTAATGACAGCCTCTTCGGCGGTGGCGGTAGCGATACTCTCAACGGCGGCATCGGGAATGACACTTTAATCGGTGGTGTGGGAACCAATGTTCTCAACGGCGGTGCTGGTTTGGATGTGTTTGTGTTCACCGGAACTACTGCTGACGGCGGGGATATAATTACCAATTACAGCATTGCTGATGATGTAATTAACCTCGACAAAACTGGTTTTGCAGCCTTTACGACCGGCTCTGGGCCTTTGGGTTCGAGTTTCTACGCTTACAGCAGCACAGTGTCTGATGTAACTGTGTTTGAAGCAACTTTAACCGGGCCGTCCATCATGGCTATCTACGACAGTTTGTCTGCGTCTACCAAGCTGTATTACGATAGCAACGGTTCTACGGTTGGTGGTAACAGTTTGTTTGCCACTGTCGATGTCAATTTGGGAGTTTCCGGTAATTCTGAATTGTTCTTGTTCTAA
- a CDS encoding CHAT domain-containing protein has translation MSQEFQLSVTPVGDDEYLVRTERVAPGVPLAEQQVRWPIDEWLALSAQLMNDPLVGLLQGKAVHGSSLAGRGLSRSGNNCAPNLVALGQQLYSGLFQGNLRDSWTCAQGIAQHRREVLQLRLGLKGRRLPRLPWEVLHAGDRPLATGTDVVFSRYQPGTSLFKQTRILPSSGPLKILMAIASPSDRDSLQLKREVLHLQQELQNRTGNPLKNSPHSPEIQLTILEQPDREQLTQALEQGHYQVLHYAGHSNLGSRGGELYLVSSRTGLTETLSGDDLAGLLVNNGIQMAVFNSCRGAYGDPSDLADDSAERNLTEALVKRGIPAVLAMAESIPDDVALTLTRLFYRNLNQGYPVDLSLSRARAGLISAYGSHQLYWALPILYQHPDFDGYLTGGPAHSATSGSMVHIIGSGTQPALGGTEWKAPSSVSAIAPYPPIPANRSHESDSSDGEVWEYFPDQLKDRRDWVHQNDRPDAANSPNSPTASPSSIPHSECSAIQATRAAAATQKPLKKPGLKKSVALILCLLPVALSAGFFGWRYSHQRGTKPEELLPAVRTPLSQNYLQQRH, from the coding sequence GTGAGCCAGGAATTTCAACTCTCAGTCACCCCAGTTGGGGACGACGAATATCTAGTGCGGACAGAAAGGGTTGCACCCGGTGTACCCTTAGCCGAACAACAAGTCCGCTGGCCGATCGACGAATGGCTTGCACTGTCTGCTCAACTGATGAACGACCCGCTGGTGGGCTTGCTCCAGGGAAAAGCAGTACACGGAAGCAGTTTGGCCGGTCGCGGCCTCTCCCGTTCGGGAAACAACTGTGCGCCGAATTTAGTAGCCCTAGGGCAACAATTATACAGCGGGCTGTTTCAAGGAAACTTGCGCGATAGCTGGACTTGCGCTCAAGGCATCGCCCAGCACCGCCGAGAAGTGCTGCAACTGCGACTCGGCCTCAAAGGCCGGCGCTTGCCGCGGCTGCCGTGGGAAGTTCTGCACGCGGGCGATCGCCCTTTGGCAACCGGCACCGATGTCGTGTTTTCTCGCTACCAACCAGGTACAAGTTTATTCAAACAAACCCGGATACTGCCAAGTAGCGGGCCGCTAAAAATTTTAATGGCGATCGCCTCTCCGAGCGATCGAGACAGCTTGCAGCTCAAGCGAGAAGTGCTCCACCTGCAACAAGAACTCCAAAACCGCACCGGTAATCCTCTCAAAAACAGCCCCCATTCCCCGGAAATTCAACTGACTATTCTCGAACAGCCCGATCGAGAACAACTTACCCAAGCCCTAGAACAAGGACACTACCAAGTCCTGCACTACGCAGGCCACAGCAACTTAGGTTCCAGAGGTGGCGAACTCTACCTAGTCAGCAGCCGCACCGGCTTAACCGAAACCCTCAGTGGCGACGACTTAGCTGGATTGCTCGTTAACAACGGTATTCAGATGGCCGTGTTCAACTCCTGCCGCGGCGCCTACGGCGACCCCTCAGACCTCGCGGACGACAGCGCGGAACGGAACTTAACCGAAGCTCTAGTGAAGCGGGGCATTCCGGCAGTGCTAGCAATGGCAGAAAGCATCCCCGACGATGTAGCCCTAACTCTGACGCGGTTGTTTTACCGCAATCTCAATCAAGGCTATCCAGTCGATCTCAGCCTGAGCCGGGCAAGAGCTGGGCTAATTTCTGCCTACGGTTCTCACCAGCTATACTGGGCTTTGCCGATTCTCTACCAGCACCCGGACTTTGACGGCTATTTGACCGGCGGCCCAGCCCACAGTGCCACATCCGGTTCTATGGTGCACATAATCGGGTCGGGAACGCAACCGGCGCTGGGGGGTACAGAATGGAAGGCTCCGTCTTCGGTTTCGGCGATCGCCCCATACCCCCCAATCCCAGCCAATCGATCGCATGAGTCAGACAGTTCTGACGGCGAAGTCTGGGAATACTTTCCCGACCAATTAAAAGATCGCAGGGATTGGGTTCACCAGAACGATCGACCCGATGCTGCTAATTCACCGAACTCACCGACGGCTTCGCCGTCCTCTATTCCTCATTCTGAGTGTTCGGCGATCCAAGCAACTCGCGCCGCTGCAGCGACTCAGAAACCGTTAAAAAAACCGGGGTTGAAAAAATCTGTCGCCCTAATACTTTGCTTATTGCCCGTTGCTTTGAGTGCTGGCTTTTTTGGGTGGCGGTACTCGCACCAGCGAGGAACGAAACCAGAAGAGTTACTGCCGGCGGTACGGACTCCCCTGTCGCAAAATTACCTGCAACAACGTCACTAA
- a CDS encoding AbrB family transcriptional regulator: MAETATAPLTGKGLLQKIKGSDLPRRELAKLCGYFTVSKSGETRINLAEFYDAVLAAKGIELEKSKADGRGREASYRASVHKNGSIVIGANYTQEMGLKPGDEFEIKLGYKHIRLIQIDVDRPDVELDDEEEDTEE; the protein is encoded by the coding sequence ATGGCAGAAACAGCTACAGCACCCTTAACAGGAAAAGGTCTGCTTCAAAAAATCAAAGGCAGTGATTTGCCGCGCAGAGAACTTGCAAAGCTTTGCGGCTACTTCACTGTCAGCAAAAGTGGAGAAACCCGGATTAATCTGGCTGAGTTTTACGATGCAGTGTTAGCTGCTAAGGGCATTGAGCTAGAGAAGTCTAAAGCAGACGGACGCGGGCGAGAAGCGAGTTATCGAGCTAGCGTTCACAAGAATGGTTCGATCGTGATCGGGGCAAATTATACCCAAGAAATGGGATTAAAGCCGGGAGACGAGTTTGAAATTAAGCTCGGATACAAGCACATTCGCTTGATTCAGATCGATGTGGACAGACCGGATGTGGAATTGGATGATGAAGAGGAGGATACAGAAGAATAG